The Acidimicrobiales bacterium DNA segment CAACGACTCGTCGCGGAACCACACGTGCTCGGGCACCTTGAACCCTGCGATGAGGGTGCGGGTGTGGGCCTGGAGGTCGGCGGCCGTCAACTCGGCGTCGGGGAGGAGCACGACTGCCACCCCGACGACTTCGCCGTGCCGCTCATCGGGCACGGCGAAGACCGCTGCCTCAGCGACGGCCGGGTGCTCGTAGATGGCGGCTTCCACCTCCGCGCAGTACACGTTCTCACCGCTGCGGAGGACCATGTCCTTGGCCCGGTCGACCAGGAACAGGAAGCCGTCCTCGTCCAGATAGCCGATGTCCCCGGTGTGGAACCAGCCGTCGGTCAGGGCCTCGGCGTTGGCTTCCGGACGGTTCAGGTAGCCCCGGAAGACGTTCCCGCCCCGCACCCACAGTTCTCCGTGGCCTCCCGGCGACTGGTCGGTGCCGTCCTCGGCCACGATGCGGGCCTCCATGACCGGACACGGCGACCCAGCCGACGCCGGCTTGGCCAAGAAGTACTGGCCGGCGTTGATGGTGATGACGCCGTTGGTCTCGGTGAGGCCGTAGCCAGTGCTGGGGCGGCCTTCCATCCGGTCTTCGATCTTCTGGACCAGGTCGGGCTGCACGGCTGCACCGCCACCGCCGAGCGACGTGATGCTGGACGTGTCCCGGATGGCGAAATCAGGGCTGTTGATGAGCTCACGGGCCATGGTGGGCACACCGGTGAACGTCGTCGGTCGCTCCCGTTCGATGAGTTCCAGGGCCACCTCGGGGTTCCAACGGTGCATCAGCACGAGCTTGCCGCCGACCGCTGTGACCGGGTGCAGGCAGCAGTTGCAGCCCGTCACGTGGAACAGCGGTACGCCCAGCACGGAGCCGGGCATGGCGTCGCCGGTCTGCTTGTCCGACCCGGCCGGCGGCTCGCCAGCCGCCACGGCCTTGGCCTCGGCGCTTGCCTGCATCGTCTGCCAGAAGGCCAGGTTCAGCAGGTTGGACACCGCACCCCGATGGGTCAGCACGGCACCCTTGGGGTGCCCGGTGGTGCCCGAGGTGTAGAAGACGCAGGCATCGTCGTCGGTGTCGATGGCCACGGGTGGTGGTGCCGGCAGATCGACCGCCCCGGCCAGGGCGTCCGCCCAGTGGACGGCGTCATGGCCCAGATCGACCCCGTCGGCCCGGGTGGCTACGACGTGGAGCGATCGGTCGGCCCGCAGCACGTCGAGGTGAGGCGTCACCCTCTCGAACCGTTCGCCGTCGCACAACAGGACCTTCGGTGCCGAATCGGACAACCCGAA contains these protein-coding regions:
- a CDS encoding AMP-binding protein, which translates into the protein FGLSDSAPKVLLCDGERFERVTPHLDVLRADRSLHVVATRADGVDLGHDAVHWADALAGAVDLPAPPPVAIDTDDDACVFYTSGTTGHPKGAVLTHRGAVSNLLNLAFWQTMQASAEAKAVAAGEPPAGSDKQTGDAMPGSVLGVPLFHVTGCNCCLHPVTAVGGKLVLMHRWNPEVALELIERERPTTFTGVPTMARELINSPDFAIRDTSSITSLGGGGAAVQPDLVQKIEDRMEGRPSTGYGLTETNGVITINAGQYFLAKPASAGSPCPVMEARIVAEDGTDQSPGGHGELWVRGGNVFRGYLNRPEANAEALTDGWFHTGDIGYLDEDGFLFLVDRAKDMVLRSGENVYCAEVEAAIYEHPAVAEAAVFAVPDERHGEVVGVAVVLLPDAELTAADLQAHTRTLIAGFKVPEHVWFRDESLPRNANGKFVKRQLREDLVGTPTAV